The proteins below are encoded in one region of Methanofollis aquaemaris:
- a CDS encoding hydrogenase large subunit, translated as MSKKIVVPFGPQHPVLPEPLHLDLVVEDEKVKEAIPGVGYVHRGLETLVEKREYPEYVYIAERICGICSFIHGMTYCQGIEQLMSVEVPERAEYLRVIWSEYSRMHSHLLWLGLFADGMGFENLFMDAWRLREHVLDDMEATTGGRVIQGAAKVGGVRRDIDSEKLDEMVNGLEGIRGELKDMMDVFLLDSSVKSRLKNVGMLSPEDAYELGAVGPTLRGSKVASDIRMNGYAAYDRLHFKPVVEDGCDCYARCAVRARELFTSIDLIKEAVQKIPDGPIEVKVTGKPEGEYFSRAEQPRGEVIHYVKGNGTRKLARHRVRTPTMTNIPPLVKMLEGCELADVPVIVLTIDPCIGCLER; from the coding sequence ATGTCAAAGAAAATAGTCGTGCCTTTCGGCCCGCAGCACCCGGTGCTCCCCGAACCCCTCCACCTCGACCTGGTCGTCGAGGACGAGAAGGTGAAGGAAGCGATTCCGGGGGTCGGCTATGTCCACCGCGGCCTGGAGACGCTGGTCGAAAAGCGGGAATATCCTGAATATGTCTATATCGCCGAGCGGATCTGCGGGATATGCAGTTTCATCCACGGGATGACCTACTGTCAGGGCATCGAGCAGTTGATGAGCGTCGAGGTGCCAGAGCGTGCCGAGTACCTGCGGGTGATCTGGTCGGAGTACTCGAGGATGCACTCCCACCTCCTCTGGCTCGGGCTCTTTGCCGACGGCATGGGTTTCGAGAATCTCTTCATGGACGCCTGGCGTCTGCGCGAGCATGTCCTCGACGACATGGAAGCGACGACCGGCGGCCGGGTGATCCAGGGGGCCGCCAAGGTCGGCGGTGTCCGCCGAGATATCGACAGCGAGAAACTCGACGAGATGGTCAACGGTCTGGAGGGGATCAGGGGCGAGCTCAAGGATATGATGGACGTCTTCCTCCTCGACAGTTCGGTGAAGTCCAGGCTCAAGAACGTCGGGATGCTCTCGCCTGAGGACGCCTACGAACTCGGCGCCGTGGGCCCGACGCTGCGGGGGAGCAAGGTCGCTTCAGATATCAGGATGAACGGGTACGCCGCCTACGACCGTCTTCACTTCAAGCCGGTCGTCGAGGACGGGTGCGACTGCTATGCCAGGTGTGCGGTGCGGGCACGGGAACTCTTCACCTCCATCGACCTGATCAAAGAAGCGGTCCAGAAGATCCCTGACGGTCCCATCGAGGTGAAGGTGACCGGCAAGCCCGAGGGCGAGTACTTCTCGCGGGCCGAACAGCCCCGCGGCGAGGTGATCCACTATGTCAAGGGCAACGGCACCAGAAAACTTGCCCGCCACCGCGTGCGGACGCCGACGATGACGAACATCCCGCCCCTGGTCAAGATGCTGGAGGGCTGCGAACTTGCCGATGTGCCGGTGATCGTGCTGACCATCGACCCGTGCATCGGGTGTCTGGAGAGGTGA
- a CDS encoding NADH-quinone oxidoreductase subunit C: MAIEEQVLREIALADLHKEVQVYHNRGFRLVQVSCSMVEDSFELSYSFDKDFHFESLRVMVPPETTVKSISGIYWAAFIYENEIHDFFGLTFEGMSLDYNGTLFKTAKKFPFANVTFRGEEPCQRK, translated from the coding sequence ATGGCAATTGAAGAACAGGTGCTCAGAGAGATCGCCCTCGCAGACCTGCACAAGGAGGTGCAGGTCTATCATAACCGGGGCTTCCGCCTCGTCCAGGTGAGTTGCTCGATGGTCGAGGACTCTTTCGAGCTCAGTTACAGCTTCGACAAAGATTTCCACTTCGAGAGCCTGCGGGTCATGGTGCCGCCAGAGACGACGGTGAAGAGCATCTCAGGGATCTACTGGGCGGCCTTCATCTACGAGAACGAGATCCACGACTTCTTCGGCCTGACGTTCGAGGGCATGAGCCTCGACTACAACGGCACGCTCTTCAAGACGGCGAAGAAGTTTCCCTTTGCAAACGTCACCTTCAGGGGGGAGGAACCATGTCAAAGAAAATAG
- a CDS encoding NADH-quinone oxidoreductase subunit B family protein: MAYLKKSPWLLHYDASSCNGCDIEVLACLTPLYDVERFGIINTGNPKHADVFVITGGINEINREVVKNTYEQIPDPKVVVAVGICACSGGVFRECYNMAGGVDQVIPVDVYVPGCAARPESIIDGIVKALGILEEKRTAMKETERQHGN, encoded by the coding sequence ATGGCATATCTGAAAAAGTCACCCTGGCTGCTCCACTACGACGCGTCCAGCTGCAATGGCTGCGACATCGAGGTGCTCGCCTGCCTCACCCCGCTGTACGACGTGGAGCGCTTCGGGATCATCAATACCGGAAACCCGAAACATGCCGATGTCTTTGTGATCACCGGCGGGATCAACGAGATCAACCGTGAGGTTGTCAAGAACACCTACGAACAGATCCCCGACCCCAAGGTCGTGGTGGCCGTCGGGATCTGCGCCTGCTCCGGCGGGGTCTTCAGGGAGTGCTACAATATGGCCGGCGGCGTCGACCAGGTCATCCCGGTCGACGTCTATGTCCCCGGCTGTGCCGCAAGGCCCGAGTCGATCATCGACGGCATCGTCAAGGCCCTGGGCATCCTCGAAGAGAAACGGACAGCGATGAAAGAAACGGAGAGACAGCATGGCAATTGA
- a CDS encoding respiratory chain complex I subunit 1 family protein: MTSIITAIVFLILAPLLGGLIAGIDRKVTARMQGRVGPPVLQPFYDVAKLFEKEDVTVTPSQNLYILAYLVFMAVSGAYFFAGGDFLLVIFAFTLAHIFIVLGAYAAYSPYSYIGAERELITLMAYEPMVILTAVGLYMVTGSFYISDIATSTVPAILYLPGVFLGFLTILTIKLRKSPFDISTSHHAHQELVKGLTTEFAGPVLGKIEIAHWYETVVLLGMIYLFFGFNPVLAVVVIALAYLLEIFIDNTFSRMKWQWTMKSGWGVAAILGFLNLVIVYYYYVGV; the protein is encoded by the coding sequence GTGACCTCGATCATCACAGCCATCGTCTTCCTGATCCTCGCCCCCCTCCTCGGCGGACTGATCGCCGGTATCGACCGGAAAGTCACCGCCAGGATGCAGGGCAGGGTCGGCCCGCCGGTCCTCCAGCCCTTCTACGATGTGGCCAAACTCTTCGAGAAGGAGGACGTCACCGTCACTCCCTCGCAGAACCTCTACATCCTGGCCTACCTCGTCTTCATGGCAGTGAGCGGTGCGTACTTCTTCGCCGGAGGCGACTTCCTGCTCGTCATCTTCGCCTTCACTCTGGCCCACATCTTCATCGTGCTGGGTGCGTACGCCGCCTACTCGCCGTACAGTTACATCGGCGCAGAACGCGAACTGATCACCCTGATGGCCTACGAGCCGATGGTGATCCTCACGGCGGTCGGGCTCTATATGGTCACCGGGAGTTTCTATATCAGCGATATCGCCACCTCGACAGTCCCGGCGATCCTGTACCTGCCGGGCGTCTTCCTGGGCTTCCTGACCATCCTGACCATCAAACTGCGCAAGTCGCCCTTCGACATCTCGACCTCGCACCATGCCCACCAGGAACTGGTGAAAGGGCTGACCACCGAGTTCGCCGGCCCGGTCCTGGGCAAGATCGAGATCGCCCACTGGTACGAGACCGTCGTCCTCCTCGGGATGATCTATCTCTTCTTCGGGTTCAACCCGGTGCTGGCCGTCGTGGTCATCGCCCTCGCCTACCTCCTGGAGATCTTCATCGACAACACCTTCTCCAGGATGAAGTGGCAGTGGACCATGAAGAGCGGGTGGGGCGTTGCCGCAATCCTGGGGTTCCTGAACCTCGTCATCGTATATTACTACTATGTGGGGGTCTGA
- a CDS encoding 4Fe-4S binding protein gives MVYFEMAKTVIKSLIHGPSTIRYPAEPAKQYPISRGHVTIDPAKCISCGMCMRKCPADAICVMRDEKLWEIDLFKCHVCNCCVEVCPVHCLSMDAEYRPAFSEHEGVKTVKITYVKPEKKAVKKPAEEKSEE, from the coding sequence ATGGTATATTTCGAGATGGCAAAGACGGTGATCAAGTCGCTCATCCACGGCCCGTCCACCATCCGCTACCCGGCCGAACCGGCCAAGCAGTATCCGATCTCACGCGGGCATGTGACCATCGACCCCGCAAAGTGCATCTCATGCGGGATGTGCATGCGCAAGTGTCCGGCCGATGCGATCTGCGTCATGCGTGACGAGAAACTCTGGGAGATCGACCTCTTCAAGTGCCATGTCTGCAACTGCTGCGTGGAGGTCTGTCCGGTGCACTGTCTCTCGATGGATGCCGAGTACCGCCCGGCCTTCTCAGAGCACGAGGGCGTGAAGACGGTGAAGATCACCTATGTCAAGCCCGAGAAGAAGGCCGTGAAAAAACCGGCTGAAGAAAAATCCGAAGAGTAG
- a CDS encoding NADH-quinone oxidoreductase subunit 5 family protein: MPNNRIRDAIIALSGLVISLGSIYLFATSFTGGSVYFPFPFEPTAQVMFVIEMAIALLLLYLGIKFKQYLAVLLVLVQTAITLYFEMTMAGGLEPVKNLFIDEFSIIMALIIGIIGSLIAVYATSYMNTYHEHHPEVRDRRKMFFFVVFVFLAAMFGLVFSNNLLWVFFFWEITTLSSFLLIGYSETEEATNNAFLALKLNLLGGIAFAASFLYLASVDPAGGLFELDALIASGQSVAIIPAVLICFAGLTKAAQMPFSGWLVGAMVAPTPVSALLHSSTMVKAGVYIIVRFAPVLLGTLAGVAFGMVGAVTFLLASAIAISQTNAKKVLAYSTIANLGLIVACASVGTPELVWAAIMLIIFHAVAKSLLFLCVGTVEHRTGSRDIEDMDGLIVKFPKIAVMIAIGIAGMFLAPFGMLISKWAAIEGFIDAPFGIVFVTILAFGSAVTVFFWAKWMGKILAVTPFGENLEGTVSRGKWVVLSSLAALTVLAALLFPLVSSVLIEPYVLGVYGETARLAQDNIIIMLLMVLLLLFLPLSLYTSSKESRKLPVYMGGRSTTPDLKFAGSLGIQREMTTRNYYFEEYFGEKKLLRWGNPVCILLILVAAALVAWGMSQGVIL; encoded by the coding sequence GTTTGTCATCGAGATGGCCATCGCCCTTCTACTGCTGTACCTGGGTATAAAGTTCAAGCAATACCTTGCCGTCCTGCTTGTACTTGTACAGACCGCCATAACGCTCTACTTTGAGATGACCATGGCCGGCGGGCTCGAACCCGTGAAGAACCTCTTCATCGACGAGTTCTCCATCATCATGGCCCTGATCATCGGTATCATCGGGAGCCTTATCGCCGTCTATGCCACCAGTTACATGAACACCTACCACGAGCACCACCCCGAGGTGAGAGACCGGAGGAAGATGTTCTTCTTCGTGGTCTTCGTCTTCCTGGCCGCGATGTTCGGGCTGGTCTTCTCGAACAACCTGCTCTGGGTCTTCTTCTTCTGGGAGATCACGACGCTTTCGTCCTTCCTGCTCATCGGCTACTCCGAGACCGAAGAAGCGACGAACAACGCCTTCCTCGCCCTGAAGTTGAACCTCCTCGGCGGGATCGCCTTTGCGGCGTCTTTCCTGTACCTCGCAAGTGTCGACCCGGCCGGCGGACTCTTCGAACTCGACGCCCTCATCGCCTCCGGCCAGTCTGTTGCGATCATCCCCGCGGTGCTCATCTGCTTCGCAGGCCTCACCAAAGCGGCACAGATGCCCTTCTCCGGATGGCTTGTCGGCGCAATGGTCGCCCCGACCCCGGTCTCCGCCCTGCTCCACTCGAGCACCATGGTCAAGGCCGGCGTCTACATCATCGTCAGGTTCGCTCCCGTGCTCCTCGGCACCCTTGCCGGCGTGGCCTTCGGCATGGTCGGCGCCGTCACCTTCCTGCTCGCCTCGGCCATCGCCATCTCGCAGACCAACGCGAAGAAGGTGCTCGCCTACTCGACCATCGCCAACCTCGGGCTCATCGTTGCATGTGCCAGCGTCGGGACGCCCGAACTGGTCTGGGCCGCGATCATGCTCATCATCTTCCACGCGGTTGCGAAGTCGCTCCTCTTCCTCTGCGTCGGGACGGTCGAACACCGCACCGGCAGCCGGGACATCGAGGACATGGACGGACTGATCGTCAAGTTCCCGAAGATCGCCGTGATGATCGCCATCGGGATCGCCGGCATGTTCCTCGCACCCTTCGGCATGCTCATCTCCAAGTGGGCCGCGATCGAGGGGTTCATCGACGCACCCTTCGGGATCGTCTTTGTCACCATCCTCGCCTTCGGCAGCGCCGTCACGGTCTTCTTCTGGGCCAAGTGGATGGGCAAGATCCTCGCGGTGACACCGTTCGGTGAGAACCTCGAAGGAACAGTCTCCCGCGGCAAGTGGGTGGTTCTCTCCTCGCTCGCCGCACTCACCGTGCTCGCCGCCCTGCTCTTCCCCCTCGTCTCCTCGGTGCTCATCGAGCCCTATGTCCTCGGAGTCTACGGCGAGACGGCGCGGCTTGCACAGGACAACATCATTATCATGCTGCTCATGGTTCTCCTCCTGCTCTTCCTGCCGCTCTCCCTGTACACTTCCAGCAAAGAGAGCCGGAAGTTGCCGGTCTACATGGGCGGTCGGTCTACGACACCTGACCTGAAGTTCGCCGGGTCTCTCGGCATCCAGCGCGAGATGACCACCAGAAACTACTACTTCGAGGAATACTTCGGCGAGAAGAAACTCCTGCGCTGGGGCAACCCGGTCTGTATCCTCCTCATCCTGGTGGCCGCGGCCCTGGTTGCATGGGGCATGAGCCAGGGGGTGATCTTGTGA